ATCGGCACAGGGGGTGCGCGTGCTCAAGGCGTTCGGCCGCGGCGTGTTCTTCGGCGGCCGGTTCACCGCCCAGTCGCGCGAGCTGCAGCGGACGGAGCTGCTGAAGGTGCGGCTGGACGCGACCCTGTGGTCGGCCATGGTGGGCCTGTCGCAGCTGGCCATCGCGTTCGCGCTCGGCTACGGCGGCTACGCGGTGGTGCACGGCGCGATGACGCTCGGCACCCTGGTTGCGGGCATTACGTTGGCTACCTTCCTGCAGTGGCCGATCATCTGGACCGGCTTCCTGCTCGCCGAGCTGAACGACGCGCGCACCGCGGCGGACCGGTACTGGGAGATCATCGACACCCCGATCGACATCACCGATCCGGCCGATCCGGTGGACCTGCCGGATCGGCTCGTCGGCGAGTTGCGCTTGGAAGGTGTGCATTTCACCTTTCCTGATGCCGAAACCGGAGTACTGCAGGATGTTTCGCTGACAGTACGGCCCGGTGAAACGGTGGCCCTGGTCGGTGCGACCGGCAGTGGAAAGACGGCGCTGCTCAATCTGATTCCGCGCCTGTACGACGTGACGGGTGGCGCCATCACCGTCGACGGCATCGATATCGCCGGCATGCTGCTGGCAGATCTGCGCTCGCTGGTATCGGTCGCGTTCGAGGACCCGGTGCTGTTTTCGGCGAGCGTGCGGGAAAACGTCGCGCTCGGCGTCCCGGACGCCACCGACGCCGATGTGCGTCGCGCGCTCGACGTCGCCCAGGCCACCGGGTTCGTCGACGACCTGCCCTGGGGTCTGGACACCAGGATCGGCGAACAGGGCCTGAGTCTGTCCGGCGGCCAGCGTCAGCGGCTCGCGCTGGCCCGCGCGGTGCTCGGCGGCGCGGGGAAGCGCAGCCGGATCATGGTGCTCGACGACCCGCTGTCCGCGCTCGACGTGGAGACCGAGGAGCGGGTGCAGGAGCGGCTGCGCACAGTGCTTGCCGACGCGACGACGCTGCTCGTCGCACACCGTCCGTCCACAGCGGCACTGGCCGATCGGGTCGCGGTGCTGGCCGACGGCCGGATCGTCGCCGAGGGCACACACGACCACCTGCTGCGGGTCAGCGGCAGATACCGAGAACTGATGGGAGGTGAGTAGCAGTGACTACGGACACGATCGTGTCGAAAGACGTGGCGACACAGGATGCCCAGGTTGCCCGGGACGAAGTGGCCGACTGGCGCGGCATCGCGAGCGAGGACAAGGAGGTCACCGAGACAGGAAATCTGGCGCTGGCCGACCGGTCCCGGCTGCTGCTGCTCGACCTGGTCCGGCCCTACCGCAAGCTGACGGCGTTCGCGCTGGTGCTCATCGTGGTCGACAACGTGGCGACGGTGTCGGCGCCGCTGTTCGTCGCACACGGGCTGGACACCGGCATCGCGCGGGGTGCGGAAGGCAACTGGCACCCGCTCACCTTGACCGTGGCCGGTTACCTCGGCTCGGTGCTGCTCGGCGTGCTCACCACGTTCTTCTTCCTGCGGGTGTCCGGCAGGCTCAGCCAGAGCGTGCTGTTCGACCTGCGAGTGCGCTCGTTCACGCACATACAGCGGCTCAGCGTCGCATTCCATGAGAAGTACACCTCCGGCAAGGTGGTCGCCCGGCTCACCGGAGACATCGAGACGCTGCAGGAGCTGCTGGAGGGCGCGCTCAACCAGGCGCTGAGCGCGATCCTCTCGGTGCTGACCATCGCGGCGCTGCTGATCTATCTGGATAAGACTCTCGCGGTGATCGTGCTGGCCGGTTTCGTGCCTTTGGTGCTGGTCACCCGCTGGGCGCAGCGCAGGCAACGCGCGGGCTACCGCCGCACGCGCGGCGCGATCGCCAAGGTGGTCGTGCAGTTCGTCGAGTCGATGGGCGGCATGCGCGCGGTGCAGACGTTCCGGCGCGAGCAGCGCAACGAGGCGGTGCTCGCCGTCGAGGACGGCGAATACCGCCGGGCGACCACCGCGGCCATGCGCGGCATGGGCGACTACGCGGGCCTCACCAGGCTGCTCGGCAACCTGACGACGGTGATCGTCATCCTGGTCGGCGCGTGGCGGGTGATCGAGGGCGACCTAGCGGTCGGGGTGCTCGCGGCCTACCTGCTCTACCTCAACGAGTTCTACGGTCCGCTGGACGAACTCGCGCAGGTGTTCAACTCGTACCAGTCCGCAGCGGCGGCGCTGGAGAAGATCTCGGGTGTGCTCGAGGAGGAGCCGTCGGTCCCGGAGCCGGCGCAGCCGGCAGCTCTGGGCAAGGCGTCGGGCGCGATCCGGATGGACAAGGTGTGGTTCGGCTACGGAGCCACGTCCGCCGAGCTGCCCGACGGTCCCGGCGGGGAGGTCACGCGGCTCCCCGCGAACAGCGCGGCCGTGGTCGCCGAGGTGGCGGGCTCGGGCGAATCCGAGGGCGAGCGGGACAGCCGCAGGAAGCGACCGGTGCTGCCGGAGTTCACCTTGGACATACCGGCCGGACAGGTGGTCGCGCTGGTCGGAGCGACCGGGGCGGGCAAGTCGACACTGGCCAAGCTGCTGACGCGGTTCTACGACCCGTCCGGTGGCTCGGTCACCCTGGACGGCGTCGACCTGCGTGACCTCTCGGACGCCGACCTGCGTCGCAACGTCGTGATGGTCACTCAGGAGTCCTACCTGTTCTCCGGGTCGGTCGCCGACAACATCCGGTTCGGTAGGCCGGACGCCACCGACGCGGAGGTGTTCGCCGCGGCACGCGCGGTCGGTCTGTACGACTTCGTGCGGTCTCTGTCCGAGGGCTTCGCCACCGACGTGCGCAAGCGTGGTGGCAGGCTCTCGGCGGGTCAGCGGCAGCTGGTCGCGTTCGCCAGGGTGTTCCTGGCCGATCCCGCCGTGATCGTGCTCGACGAGGCCACCTCGAGCCTGGACATCCCGAGCGAGCGGCTCGTGCAGCATGCGCTGGAGACCGTGCTGCGCGGGCGCACCGCGGTGATCATCGCGCACCGGTTGTCCACGGTGGCGATCGCGGACCGGGTGCTCGTGCTCGAGTCCGGACGGATCGTCGAGGACGGTGCACCGGACGAGCTGATCGTAGGGACCGGCAGATTCGCCGGTCTGCACGCGGCGTGGCGCGAGTCGTTGGTGTGATGAGCGTTGGTGTTGTGCGGGTTACGGCAAGGTGTCGCTTACGGTAGATACGTGACAACCCCAGCCTCCGACCCCGAGATTCCCGCCGAGAGCCCGCGGGCATCCCGGTGGCCGGCGATTCTCACCTGGCGCGCGCCTGACGCGTCGCGGATGGAGTCGGTCCGGGTGACGGTCAATGGCAACCGCATCCGTGCCGCCGGGCGCATGATCGGCGGCGCGGGCGCGGACCATCCCGCGTTCAGCGCCTCCTATGACCTGGTCACCGACGAGAACGGCAGGACGAAGCGGCTCTCGCTGCGCACCACGACCGCCGCTGGCGAGCGGCAAGCCTCGATCGCCAGGGACGAGGAGAACTATTGGCTCGTCGACTCGGGCGGCAACCACGTCCGCTCCACCTTCGCGGGCGCGCTCGACGTGGACGTGGTGCTCAGCCCGTTCTTCAACACTTTGCCGATCCGTCGCTACGACCTGCAGCACGCCGTGGAGGCCGTCCAGGTCCCGGTGGTCTACGTCCGCCTGCCCGACCTGCTCGTGCAGGAGGCCACGTTGATCTACAGCAGCGCGGCCGAGGGCATCAGCGTGCTGTCCCCGGTCTCCAGCGCGACCGTCACCGTCGACGCCGACGGCTTTCTCCTGGACTACCCGGGCCTGGCCGAGCGGATCTGATCTTCGGTTCTCGTCGACCGGCGCCCGCCGTAGGTCGAGGCTGGTACCGCAGCAGAAAGAGTGTGTTCAGTCCAGCCGGGTGATGACTCCGCCACGCTGTCCGGCCGCGCGCAGGTCTTCCAGCCAATGGTGATCCCCGGGGCGGACATCGGTGATTTCCCACCGTCGCGCCGATTCGTAGCGTTGCCTGGCGTCGTGTCCGGCTTCGACCAGATCGACGAGGGAATTCTCCGCACGCAGGCTGTCGCGTGCAGCGCCGAGGACAGTGAGGGTTTCTTCCAGCACGTCCAGCAGCGCGTCGGAATTCGGTTCGCAGATCGCGCGGACCATGTCCGGCGCGGTGCTTGCGACGCGGGTGCCATCGCGGAATGATCCGGCGGCGAGCCCCAGAGCGAGATCGCCGCCCGAGGCACCGGACAGCGCCAGCGCCTCGGCGAGCACATGCGGCAGGTGCGAGATGCGGGCGACGGCGCGGTCGTGT
The DNA window shown above is from Nocardia sp. NBC_01730 and carries:
- a CDS encoding putative glycolipid-binding domain-containing protein, which codes for MTTPASDPEIPAESPRASRWPAILTWRAPDASRMESVRVTVNGNRIRAAGRMIGGAGADHPAFSASYDLVTDENGRTKRLSLRTTTAAGERQASIARDEENYWLVDSGGNHVRSTFAGALDVDVVLSPFFNTLPIRRYDLQHAVEAVQVPVVYVRLPDLLVQEATLIYSSAAEGISVLSPVSSATVTVDADGFLLDYPGLAERI
- a CDS encoding ABC transporter ATP-binding protein; translated protein: MSVALDISAEPEADRPARPAAAPRRLHSLRRFWPYLRPHRAALLAACGLAILATFTAIVIPLMIARIIDGPIAERDFPKALGPVAVVLVLGLLEALGVWGRRWLVSKPATQFEIAMRAEIFRKLQSLAIGRHDAWESGQLLSRAVDDLATMRRFVAFAGPFLLMHTVIIPVGLLVLFALNLQIGLMFATVSIPLVYICIRFERQYSVASRRSQDQSGDLATTAEESAQGVRVLKAFGRGVFFGGRFTAQSRELQRTELLKVRLDATLWSAMVGLSQLAIAFALGYGGYAVVHGAMTLGTLVAGITLATFLQWPIIWTGFLLAELNDARTAADRYWEIIDTPIDITDPADPVDLPDRLVGELRLEGVHFTFPDAETGVLQDVSLTVRPGETVALVGATGSGKTALLNLIPRLYDVTGGAITVDGIDIAGMLLADLRSLVSVAFEDPVLFSASVRENVALGVPDATDADVRRALDVAQATGFVDDLPWGLDTRIGEQGLSLSGGQRQRLALARAVLGGAGKRSRIMVLDDPLSALDVETEERVQERLRTVLADATTLLVAHRPSTAALADRVAVLADGRIVAEGTHDHLLRVSGRYRELMGGE
- a CDS encoding ABC transporter ATP-binding protein translates to MTTDTIVSKDVATQDAQVARDEVADWRGIASEDKEVTETGNLALADRSRLLLLDLVRPYRKLTAFALVLIVVDNVATVSAPLFVAHGLDTGIARGAEGNWHPLTLTVAGYLGSVLLGVLTTFFFLRVSGRLSQSVLFDLRVRSFTHIQRLSVAFHEKYTSGKVVARLTGDIETLQELLEGALNQALSAILSVLTIAALLIYLDKTLAVIVLAGFVPLVLVTRWAQRRQRAGYRRTRGAIAKVVVQFVESMGGMRAVQTFRREQRNEAVLAVEDGEYRRATTAAMRGMGDYAGLTRLLGNLTTVIVILVGAWRVIEGDLAVGVLAAYLLYLNEFYGPLDELAQVFNSYQSAAAALEKISGVLEEEPSVPEPAQPAALGKASGAIRMDKVWFGYGATSAELPDGPGGEVTRLPANSAAVVAEVAGSGESEGERDSRRKRPVLPEFTLDIPAGQVVALVGATGAGKSTLAKLLTRFYDPSGGSVTLDGVDLRDLSDADLRRNVVMVTQESYLFSGSVADNIRFGRPDATDAEVFAAARAVGLYDFVRSLSEGFATDVRKRGGRLSAGQRQLVAFARVFLADPAVIVLDEATSSLDIPSERLVQHALETVLRGRTAVIIAHRLSTVAIADRVLVLESGRIVEDGAPDELIVGTGRFAGLHAAWRESLV